In Malus sylvestris chromosome 2, drMalSylv7.2, whole genome shotgun sequence, the genomic stretch ttttcctAAATAAACACAATTTTTACCATGAAGATTTTTATAAAACTATTAAGCGTACGTATAGATTATGTTTGAAGAAAATGTTAAATCAGAAAAACGTTATTATAATTTAACGTATTTTTTAAAAGAGCATTAAGTTCCTGAATGCTTAGGTTACGTTAATAATTATTACTGTAAaactattaaaaatatatataagtttGTTGTTTAATTAGCACAAAAGGAAGATACGAATTTAGACCACTTCTAATATTGAAAAGATAAGTATTACATTTAACGCAATTTAAAATTCTGTATTAATTCAGGAAGTTTATAGATTTGATAACATTAACTATTATCGTCAGTCGTACCATGTTTTGATCGAGgccattttaattttatttcaaatttcagggAGAAAAAAACCTGGAATTATAGAAAAgggcaacaaaaaaaaagtaggagaaaaaaattacaaatttaagAACTTGTTCCAAAATTCAAAGCCTGGGTTTTTGCATTCGTTCATTccattccctctctctctgctcACCGCTTTGAGCTGTCACTACTCTAGCAGCAATGCACTAGTCCTTCTTCCCTACTTTTACCACCCCCACAGCACTATGATCTTCTTCTCTCCCTTCTTATGGATTCCTGTGACTGTGATTGTGAACCCCATTTGCTGAGATCGCTCCTCGTCTTCAAGAACACCATCAACCACGGTGAGTTTATCAAAACCTACCATCCCCATTCTCCAGTTTTTCGTTTTTCTATCCGTAGATTGAATCTTTCTGCTCTTCTGCTTgttgggttttgtttgttttctcatttttttgaaaaaaaaatggttttttgtttttgtttttttggcaGAGTTGATCAGGAGCTTGCATGTGTACGGATTGGATGAGGGGAAGAGAAATGAGGTGGAGAGAGAGTTTGTGTTCAGAGAAAATGGGTTGTATGTGGAGCTGCCAGCTGAGCCgcttttgagattgatgaaatttccagcTTCCCAAGTGCTCCAAGGGCATGTCAACGGCTGTTGGGTCTGCATTTTAGCATTTCATGAAAATTCACCACCTGATTTTACATGCATTCCCTCTATACTTTCAGTCTCCAGGTACCCTTTCAGTCTAATGAATTTAATCTTATGTTTTTTCTCTGTTATTGATGTTTTTCATGCTCTTGTTCTTTTGGTTGGGGGTAGTCattgtttgtgtttgtgtttgtgtttgagATGCAATAATTGCAGTATTAACCAATTACGGATTTGTAAACATGTCGTTAGAATGACTAACTTTATGTTTAAGCCTGTAAATGTAGAGGAGATTGGTTAGAAAAGAAATTCATGGTGGTAGTCTCCTCATTTCGCCGTTGGAAGAGTTGGTGGTTTGTTGAAactcttttgtttttgtgcGGCTTTATATTCCTTTTTCAGGCATTGCCAATCCTAGTTAACTAGGTACTGACAAATGAGTAAAGATGTCCATCTTATCGGGTTTCAGTGCCCGAGAAATTCTTCCAGGAGCCAGTGTGTGAAGCGCCCCTATCGCATTTGCCCCTTGCGTGCTTTACAAGGGGTGCGTGGAACGCCCTTTCAGATTTGCGCGTATGTGATCAGTTATTATGAGAAGCGTAACGCGCTGGTCATGTTACCTGTTTTATGTTAGAATTCGTCCAGCCTGGCTTGAAGAGATTGAATGATAGTCAAGTGTGAAACCTTCATTAGTGTTGAAATATGCTCGTAACGTCTATGCTCTTTCAAACTTAATCAGGAGGGTCTACTGTTGAATTTGATGTGCATCCCCTGAGGTATTAGCAGTTCAATATGAAAATTCTCTAATTGAAATTTATCTAAGAGTCTTAGAGTTCATCGAGTGATCTCTTCCTCCGCTCTATTGATTGATATGTCGTTACGATAGGATATGAAAACATATTTGGTAGATATCtccgttttcctttttttttacgtTTCCCAACAAAACAATTGATCTTTGCTGAATATGTAATCCTAATCCTAATTCTAACAATATTTTCTCCAAATCTTTCAGAAATCCGAAGTTGAAGACAATTCCAAAATTGTCTAATGATCTTCAGATAATTTTTGAGTTGAGCTGCAAAACGGATGACAAAAAATCATTGCAAAGGTCACGGCAGGAAACAAGCCAAGTGAGTAATGACAGTCACCACAAATCAAGAAGGTCGCCGATACCTGATCTGGATCTGAACTCTCTTCCTAGCCCCATCACAATGTCTGATTCATCTGAGGATCAAGAAAGTGGAAGAAGTTCACCAGGTTAGATGCCATGGCTTTCAATTATTGTTGCCACACATTGCTTTCTGTTCTTCAGATTCATTTTTGTAGTTGTTGCCAAGGTAGAAATGTTCAAATATCTATGCAGTATGCATCCTAtgggtttttgttttaattttttaattttttattttttattaatggcATTGGAGTATATGGAATTTCTCTTAGCAGCAGCTTACTTAAGAATGCTGCTACGTAAAAGTGATGCATATCTTGAATTCTGACTGTCATttgttaatgtataaaaaaggtcgtacccagtgcacaaggctcccgctttacacagggtctgggagaggtgaatgtcggctagccttacccccatttatggagaggctgctcccaagtctcaaaCCCGAGACCAAAAATCTTTTTTCTTCAATGTTTGTCCCCCAATTAAAATACTTCTGCattatttgaatttgatatCTCATAGGTTAGGTGCAAGGTTGCAGGTATtacagagaagaagaaaagggcgCCAAGTGGACGCATAGCAAATATCGCTTTATCAGATCTGGCAAAGTATTTTGATCTACCAATTGTGGAAGCTTCGAGAAATCTGAATGTTGGACTCACCGTACTTAAAAAGAAATGCAGAGAATTTGGCATTCCTCGGTGGCCACATAGGAAGATTAAATCGCTTGACAGTCTCATTCGTGATCTTCAGGTCTGTCCTATTTCCCCGTCCTGCTATGTTCACTCACTTTCCATTTTAGTGAACATTCACATGATTGTACTAAATGAAATATCTCCCAAACTCAAAGATATTGTTACTTTGCTAACTGGAAATGGGCAGAAAATGAGCGCCAATAAGTTCACGTAAAGCAGATGAAAGATAGGTGTAAGGAATGAAGACTTGAATATGCAGTAGGCTGTATGCATGTATCGACGTATTTTCACAGAGTCACATATATTGGCACCTATTTTACGTGTTCAGCTGtttatatatatgaatgtgCAGGAAGAGACAGAGATCCAACAAAAGGAGAACAAAGCCGCAGCCTTGGCAGTTCTAAAGAGGCAAAGGATGCTggagagggaaagagaaagTATAGAGAGGCGACCCTTCTTGGAGATGAAGACCGAGACCAAAAGATTCCGGCAAGATGTTTTCAAGAGAAGGCACAGAGCTAGAGCTCTTAGAAGCCAGGGCCTATCAACCTCTTCCAATTAAAGCATCTGTATAAAGTAttaggagagcttttgaactcaTTTCAAAATTATAAGAACTTCTAAATTCTGCTTTTCTTGCATTGGGGCTCATGGCTCAAAGCTCCCCCCTTTATTTTCTGATATTACTTTTGGTAAATCAATAAATTTTATCCCTAGTTCTGGTATTGCTTTTGTGTTCGATGACAGTTTATGACATGTTCACTTAAGTTGAAACGAGATAGAATGAATGTTGGAGTTATTCTAATTTTTAACTTCTCGTAGCACACGGGTATTGGAAATATCGATTCCTGACTTCCTATGTGGCTCATAAATTATAAACTGCAATCCAATCCCTGAAATATCATGAATTAGATTGATATAGGGACAGTAGTTGATTTCATTCTCATTCCTGCTCTCACCTACTTTTGGCTTTCTTGATTCACGACTTCTCTTCTAAGTAAACAAACTTGTTAGTTAGTCGATTTCCATTTGAGGTTTTGGAGCTCCTTACATCTTCCAGTCAACTTTTTCTTGCTTTACAAGTCAtagttgtggatgcaaatttccgtcaTCTTCtactttgacgaaaatgcatctGCAAAATAATACCACCTAAAATTAAGGCAAAAAGCCTCATGCGGTCATGATGAATGGGAGCTTTGGTCGAAGAATCTCCGATACCAATGTtagaattctaaaaaaaatgtatttaggAGTTTATGGGTATCAAATGACTTAGCATTTAGTGGGATAAGAGGGATATTTATAAgagggtggccggccatatatggTAGTAATTGGAGAATAATTGTAAGAtgttatgtgaaataatatcttgcaattaacatgcCACTTATTCCTAATTTAAATATAAAGTTTCGGGAGTTACCTTTTAAACAAAATCATTAAGggattgatgaggagtgatgagaagaatttgaataaataccatattaatcacctttgactctttcttgattgagccgttattatCTGTTGTATGCGCGTGGGAATTCCGATATGTCTCGAGGATAATCTCgtctttttaacccaaaaatctaCGTATCGCCTCCATgattttttgaattattttttgctccacaatggCTTCAAGTGTGCTTCCATGTGAACATTTAGCCTTCCTTCATCACCCCTAACGATAGTTCATAATAATTCCATACCAAAACCAGAAATTAGATTAATTATGAGAAGTAGTTTGTCTCATTATTCTTCTTTCTAAATACATGATTTTTCTAATTCACGACTTTTTATTTTGAGCAAGTAAAGATGATAGTTATGACTTTCCATTGAACTTCCAGTCAGACAGATTATGTATACATGCTTCCATGTAAACGCTATAAAATCTCAGCTTTCTGTCAAACATGAATGCATCCCCCTTGAACATCTTAAACTGATGTGCACTTTTTGCTTTGTCTCTTGCCCTAAATTTCAAAACGGAAACGGCAGCTGACACGAATTCATACCTGACTTTTGTTGTCCCATGCGTAAGTCAACTTCTGGTCAACCGGTCAAGCATGTAGGTTTACTTTTGTTAAGAATCTCTTCCACGTGTTGAAGAGAGGAAAACGTTGCATCTACTTATAAATAATGGGTGGAACCTTGCCAAATGATTTTTTGGTGGAACTCCTTCAACCCCTTTCCTGCAAACTTGTAAAGAAATCGTATCGCCTTTTTTGCTTGGTGTTCTAGAGCACAGGACACTTCCTGACTTAAACACTACGGACTTTTATAACCGTTagatcttcatttttctttaccTAATATATAAGTTAAAAAGTTCTTAGTACTCTATATTCCGAAGCACCataaaaaatgcatgttttagtTCATGCTTTGGACATTTGATTTTGGTCCTCTAAGGCCATCTCAAATATAGCCCACCTCTTAGCCCCTTTTTTAGGGTCCAGTTCCTTATTTataataattgattcaaattcagCAGCTAGATTTGAAAACATCAAATGGTAGTTTAACTAAGttaatcaatcaaattaaagtttaaactTCAAACTAATAAATCATTCAGATGTTATGTTTAGCCTTTTCGGTTAGAGATGATACATAAATATGgcttgatactattcatttgaaaataattttttgaaggTCTAAAATTCTGAACAGGACTATATTTAGCTATTTCGGTTGAAGATGACTTAAAGTTTTGGCCGGGTATTGTGTGCTAGCGTGTGGTTTTGCCACGTGCCATGCCCTGTTACGTTAAGTTGTGTATAACGTGCCAATTGCGGCTGTTTATgttttttctgcttttgctttaatGGCGACTCGGTTTGATTCACTCGGTCTGAGGAAGTTGTGTCGCTTTTCGTCTTTGATGAGCAAAAGTGAGTCCCAAAGTCAGTAGTCCCAATTTTATACGTTTTTGGaaactcaaaactcaaaaggaCAACGATCACCAGTtatttttcttccaaaaatggACATATTACAATCCTTTCCTCTTTGTATAACTTAAATGATTAATAGGTTGAAATAACTTTTTTCAGTTATCGTTGATACTCTCTAATACATCTACAATCGACAATTTCTaaagaggtattcatcaattcccCCCTTGAACTTGTGACCATTGGCCAATTTctcccctcaactttaattttggccaattccccccctcaactctcataattagtcaatttctcccctcaactttaatttggccaatttccctcctcaactctcataattagtcaatttgcaccctactgttaatttttttttaattttccatctattcttttttttttctttcaatctttctaataacttccaacaaagtactaaaattaacataaactcacctgcataatatagggtaaaatgtacaaaaacataatacaattagtatgtgatatgggttgattataagaacaagttatgaatcgggtttaaagcatgtagaagaagaaataataatcaTAAACTCATGGATCAGACCTATTTCAATCAAATGGGTTATTCTTAATAAGGAGtcgaaaattatgaattgactAGTCATTTTTGCACTAAAATTCGATTCTCCGCAATTTACTTGAACTTAGCTTtcacttttataaagaaaattgtattcacatacaaaaatgtacacatcaatccttttcgttatcaattttgtatagtaaaaaatcaaataaaattactctatactgatttattatgactaataatactatctatgataaattataaaattctaaattttaatctatttgtaataggataaggacataggaaaatgattatcatacatcttatttagtttcttacacacacttgtttaattatgatcaaactaaaaaattaacagtatggtgcaaattgactaattatgagagttgaggggggaaattggccaaattaaagttgaggggggaaattgactaattatgagagttgaggcggaaaattggccaaaattaaagttgaaggGGGAAATTAGCCAATAGTCACAAGTTCAGGGGgggaattgatgaatacctcatTTCTAAAATATAAGGTCTGTTTTTAACTACAACCACAATCACAAACGATTAATGCACAGTTGCCGCAATAGGTCAATAAAGACACTTACGCAACAAATTAAAAGTGAGATTTTGCAACTTTTGATTTATctcaaaataataatttcaacAAACATTCGACCGTAGGAGAACTACTACTCATTTTTGCTTAGGCGGAGTGAACTTACAAATCCCATGGAACATTACTATCTGAATTCATTTAAATCTACAAAATTTTACTTTCATGGCTCAAATCACGTATAAATTGTGCTATGCCCACATAGATGTTAAATGCATGGCTGGGACTGCTTTGCGATAGACTAAAAGTGTTTAAACTATGTTTGGTAGAAAAATTTCTACAATAAAAACACTTGTAACACAAAGACTTACGAGCTCGAATGCTTTCGAGTTCCCAACCAGCACCAAAGCCATGATTAATCGATTGTATAAAGTGAGGTCCGTGTGTCCCCTGCGGATTAAGACTGTTGTCTTGTAAACCACCTTTATAAGTTGAGCGGCCATGGAAGCAAAGTtacttttctctttgaaaattgaAGCGATGGTATTTGAATTTTTGGCTTAATTGCAGCTTTGGTTCTTGAATTAAAAATTTGTGAATATTGGTCTTTGAGTTTGTTATAATGTGGAGCAATGAGTTTTTACACTAACTTATTAATTCCGTCCAAAATAAGGGTTTAAGGGGGCACAAAATGCATGAAAGTTCTAATGGATTTAGTAAAAAAGATCATTGCTCCACATTATTACAAGTTCAAGGACTAATACTCATGAACTTATAGTTCACGAACCAAAgttccaattgagttaaagttgagggttCACTgctccaaattttttattttggtaaaatatgtgcaaagtttatttttttattctcttaTTTTTGCTTTGACTCCATGATGAAAGACTCACAATTACGAAAGGATAGTTCTATTCATACacctattttttttatctcaccggtgttaatttttttactattagtcttctttaattcattcaatttgATGGTCGAAAACTAAGAGAAGTGTgcgaaaagtaaaaataaatgtgtggaTCGCATTACTTTCACGAAATGAGGGACCATTGACATTGCTCTAA encodes the following:
- the LOC126610252 gene encoding protein RKD5-like isoform X1, which produces MDSCDCDCEPHLLRSLLVFKNTINHELIRSLHVYGLDEGKRNEVEREFVFRENGLYVELPAEPLLRLMKFPASQVLQGHVNGCWVCILAFHENSPPDFTCIPSILSVSRNPKLKTIPKLSNDLQIIFELSCKTDDKKSLQRSRQETSQVSNDSHHKSRRSPIPDLDLNSLPSPITMSDSSEDQESGRSSPGRTQCTRLPLYTGSGRGITEKKKRAPSGRIANIALSDLAKYFDLPIVEASRNLNVGLTVLKKKCREFGIPRWPHRKIKSLDSLIRDLQEETEIQQKENKAAALAVLKRQRMLERERESIERRPFLEMKTETKRFRQDVFKRRHRARALRSQGLSTSSN
- the LOC126610252 gene encoding protein RKD5-like isoform X2, whose product is MDSCDCDCEPHLLRSLLVFKNTINHELIRSLHVYGLDEGKRNEVEREFVFRENGLYVELPAEPLLRLMKFPASQVLQGHVNGCWVCILAFHENSPPDFTCIPSILSVSRNPKLKTIPKLSNDLQIIFELSCKTDDKKSLQRSRQETSQVSNDSHHKSRRSPIPDLDLNSLPSPITMSDSSEDQESGRSSPGITEKKKRAPSGRIANIALSDLAKYFDLPIVEASRNLNVGLTVLKKKCREFGIPRWPHRKIKSLDSLIRDLQEETEIQQKENKAAALAVLKRQRMLERERESIERRPFLEMKTETKRFRQDVFKRRHRARALRSQGLSTSSN